One genomic region from Candidatus Saccharimonadia bacterium encodes:
- the pyrH gene encoding UMP kinase, producing MKPTQPYQRVLLKLSGEQFAGDREYGVDPVFVNRLAKELAETIEATHVQLAIIVGGGNIMRGASVAKSGIERATGDYMGMLATLINGMALVDILEANGVPARLTTRLRADQVAEPFVRRRALRHLEKGRVVVVAGGTGNPYVTTDTAAVTTALELEGDLVLKATKVDGVYDKDPSKHADAQKHTELSFGKVLTDPHINVMDNAAISLAMDNSLPIVVFDLLTHGNIRRVIEGQNIGTKVS from the coding sequence ATGAAACCCACCCAACCCTACCAGCGCGTTCTCCTCAAACTCTCCGGCGAGCAATTTGCCGGCGACCGCGAGTATGGCGTCGACCCCGTATTTGTGAACCGCCTCGCCAAAGAGCTCGCCGAAACCATCGAAGCCACGCACGTGCAGCTCGCCATCATCGTCGGCGGCGGCAACATTATGCGCGGCGCCAGCGTCGCCAAATCCGGCATTGAGCGCGCCACCGGCGACTACATGGGCATGCTCGCTACGCTCATCAACGGCATGGCGCTCGTCGACATCCTCGAGGCCAACGGCGTACCGGCCCGCCTCACCACCCGCCTCCGCGCCGACCAAGTCGCCGAGCCCTTCGTGCGCCGCCGCGCCCTTCGCCATCTGGAAAAGGGGAGAGTGGTAGTTGTGGCCGGCGGCACGGGCAACCCGTACGTCACCACCGACACCGCCGCCGTCACTACCGCTCTGGAGCTCGAGGGCGACCTTGTGCTCAAAGCCACCAAAGTCGATGGCGTCTACGACAAAGACCCCAGCAAGCACGCCGACGCCCAGAAGCACACCGAGCTCAGCTTCGGCAAAGTCCTCACCGACCCGCACATCAACGTTATGGACAACGCCGCCATCTCGCTCGCCATGGACAACTCGCTGCCTATCGTCGTCTTCGACCTCCTCACGCACGGCAACATCCGCCGCGTCATCGAAGGCCAAAATATCGGCACCAAGGTTAGCTAA
- a CDS encoding NAD-dependent epimerase/dehydratase family protein: MKLLVTGGAGFIGARIVTLLLEAGHVVAVFDNLSTGRRTAVPAGAQLVEGDLRDVAAIRAAVGGRDAVIHLAAQALVPESVAEPQKAFDINLAGGQNLLEAMRAAGVTRLVYSSTAAVYGTPAKVPIAEDDPKLPINPYGATKYAFEQLLHAYHAAYGFNVVMFRYFNPYGPTEAHDPETHAVPNFIRATLTGQPIPLYWNGDQIRDFFYVDDIARAHVMGLGRDGFEIYNLGSGSGAKVRDVVQKIFDLTGRTTTINDLGERPGDPPQLLADITKARRQLGWQPQISLDDGLARTIAAFRERTH, from the coding sequence ATGAAGCTGCTCGTCACCGGCGGCGCCGGCTTCATCGGCGCGCGGATCGTGACGCTGCTGCTCGAGGCCGGGCATGTGGTTGCCGTTTTCGATAACCTCTCCACCGGCAGGCGGACTGCGGTGCCCGCCGGCGCGCAGCTCGTGGAGGGCGACCTGCGCGACGTCGCCGCCATTCGCGCCGCCGTGGGGGGCCGCGACGCCGTCATTCACCTTGCTGCCCAAGCCCTCGTGCCCGAGTCCGTGGCCGAACCCCAAAAAGCCTTCGACATCAATCTCGCCGGCGGCCAGAACCTGCTCGAGGCCATGCGTGCCGCCGGCGTCACTCGCCTGGTGTATTCCTCCACGGCCGCCGTCTACGGCACCCCCGCCAAAGTCCCGATCGCCGAAGACGACCCCAAGCTACCGATCAATCCCTATGGCGCTACCAAATACGCCTTTGAACAATTGCTCCACGCCTACCATGCCGCCTACGGGTTTAATGTCGTCATGTTTCGCTATTTCAACCCTTACGGTCCCACCGAAGCTCACGATCCCGAAACCCACGCCGTGCCCAATTTCATTCGCGCCACGCTCACCGGCCAGCCCATTCCCTTGTACTGGAACGGCGACCAAATCCGTGACTTTTTCTATGTCGACGACATCGCCCGTGCGCACGTGATGGGCCTGGGTCGCGACGGCTTCGAGATCTACAACCTCGGCTCCGGTTCCGGCGCCAAGGTGCGCGATGTCGTACAAAAAATCTTCGACCTCACCGGCCGCACTACTACCATCAATGACCTCGGCGAACGCCCCGGCGACCCGCCGCAGCTCCTCGCCGACATTACCAAAGCTCGCCGCCAACTCGGCTGGCAGCCCCAAATCTCGCTCGACGACGGCCTCGCCCGCACCATCGCCGCCTTTCGAGAACGCACACATTAA
- a CDS encoding PadR family transcriptional regulator, whose protein sequence is MYPFSYLPKPLKTAEFYVLLGLVHQSRHVYSIKSAAHKASLGSVDLKDGQLYPLVACLDEEGLIELEAYGPAGKSGKERAFYALTEHGKVRLQEEGKRLRHAVRILELADFLDGGEAQR, encoded by the coding sequence ATGTATCCTTTTTCTTATTTGCCTAAGCCGCTTAAGACCGCCGAATTCTACGTACTTTTAGGCCTCGTTCATCAATCCCGGCATGTATATTCGATTAAAAGTGCTGCCCATAAAGCCTCACTGGGAAGCGTGGATCTGAAGGATGGCCAGCTCTATCCATTGGTGGCGTGTCTCGATGAGGAAGGCTTGATCGAATTAGAGGCTTATGGCCCGGCCGGGAAGTCTGGAAAGGAACGGGCGTTTTATGCTCTCACCGAGCACGGAAAGGTCCGGCTGCAAGAAGAGGGCAAGCGACTTCGGCACGCGGTTAGGATTTTGGAACTAGCTGATTTTCTCGATGGGGGCGAAGCTCAGCGATAG
- a CDS encoding ubiquitin-like domain-containing protein — MRHGISHIIATYQKLRAQPRNLLAIGLLLAIVSLGPSSGRLPVTPAAAADSQALISLYADGQQRLFSADDKTVGDVLRRANLKLGPHDLVEPSAASPVPHGQFNINVYRARPVLVEDGLQTYRLKSAYQSPRLLALAAGLVVYPEDRFHTEIITDFVDDGSVGEKVTVTRAKPVNVKVDGQQRIIRTQAGTAVDALKGAGVALGVNDTVSVNLAAPVTSGMTVSITRVTEAVVNLTQTLPKPVKVITDPTVLKGQTSIKDPGADGQKTVTYRIHYHDGVETVREAIQTVSQTAPVAKVVVQGSKVFFAGSVEYWRSQAEAAATANGIDPNMLLRIMNCESRGNATSVSAFTIGGEHPTGLFQFLPSTWRAAGGTNDNIFDGSLQIQIAAKKMAREGTKAWQCK; from the coding sequence TTGCGTCACGGTATTAGCCACATTATCGCCACCTACCAGAAGCTCCGGGCCCAACCGCGTAACCTCCTGGCGATCGGCCTCCTCCTCGCGATTGTTAGCCTCGGACCTTCATCGGGCCGGCTGCCGGTAACTCCGGCAGCTGCGGCCGATTCGCAGGCCCTCATCTCGCTGTATGCCGACGGCCAGCAGCGCCTGTTTAGCGCCGACGACAAAACCGTCGGCGACGTATTGCGCCGTGCCAACCTGAAGCTTGGACCCCACGACCTCGTGGAGCCGTCCGCCGCCTCGCCGGTGCCGCATGGCCAATTCAACATCAATGTCTATCGCGCTCGCCCCGTCCTCGTCGAAGACGGCCTCCAGACCTACCGGCTCAAAAGCGCCTACCAAAGCCCCCGCCTCCTAGCTCTGGCCGCCGGGCTGGTGGTGTACCCCGAAGATCGCTTCCACACCGAAATAATCACCGATTTTGTCGATGATGGCTCGGTCGGCGAAAAAGTCACCGTCACCCGGGCCAAGCCGGTGAACGTTAAAGTCGACGGCCAGCAGCGGATTATTCGCACCCAAGCCGGCACTGCCGTCGATGCGCTCAAAGGCGCCGGCGTGGCACTGGGGGTCAACGACACCGTCTCGGTCAATCTGGCCGCCCCGGTGACCTCCGGCATGACGGTGAGTATCACGCGGGTCACTGAGGCCGTCGTCAACCTCACCCAAACCCTACCCAAGCCCGTCAAAGTCATCACCGATCCCACCGTACTCAAGGGCCAAACCAGCATCAAAGATCCCGGCGCCGACGGCCAAAAAACCGTCACCTACCGCATTCATTACCACGATGGCGTCGAAACCGTTCGCGAGGCCATCCAAACCGTTAGCCAGACCGCTCCCGTCGCCAAAGTGGTCGTGCAGGGCAGCAAGGTCTTCTTCGCCGGCTCGGTCGAATATTGGCGCTCTCAAGCTGAAGCCGCCGCCACCGCCAACGGCATCGATCCCAATATGCTGCTCCGGATCATGAACTGCGAATCGCGCGGCAACGCTACATCGGTGAGCGCCTTCACTATCGGTGGTGAGCACCCCACCGGCCTCTTCCAATTTTTGCCCTCCACCTGGAGAGCAGCCGGCGGCACCAACGACAACATCTTCGACGGCTCGCTTCAAATTCAGATCGCCGCCAAAAAAATGGCTCGCGAAGGCACCAAAGCCTGGCAGTGTAAGTAA